The nucleotide sequence GATCTCAATTGGTTATTAAGTCTCCAGATTTAACTGGAGTAGAAGAGATAAATTAAGGAGTCCTAGGAAATGAAATTATCTAGATGAAGGGGTACAAACTATCCTGCAGGTAACAGGAAGCTATTAAAGGTGTTTAGGGTGGGTCGTTGGATATTTTTTTAGTCAGATAGTGATTTAATGAAAACTGTTTTGGCACATTCTGGTTGCAACATGTAAGAAAAATAGACTgagaagtcagagaaagagagatgggttAAGAGGCTCTTAGAATTATTTAGCTAAATGAACCTGGACCAGGCTGGGGacaatgaatataaaaaggaaagaaagacctTTAGATAGCTTGAAAGCAATTTAATAGGGCTTGATAATTGACTGGAGATAGAGGTTGAAGGAGAATGTTCAATCTAAGATGGCTTCAAAGGACACTGGAACAGGATGACACAAAGGTGGCAAAACAGGTAGTACCAGGTCCAGAAACACAATGTGATAGATTAGGACTGTTTCATCAAACTTTTGACTGACTAAAATGTTAATGGGTTACACCTACATCCATTATAATCTCCCTGTTTCCTTCCTCTATGTTAATGGTCTTGCTCAGTGGTATGGAGAAGGATGAGGAAAGCATGTCAAGAAATTAGGGCTAATGATTTCTGTAGCCATAATAGCTTTCTCTGTTGTTTGAGTTGtgcctataaaaccaaaactgtGTGATTCCTTTTACTCAATCAAACCAGATGATTATAAATTTTAAGTGTAATACTAGTTATAGTAGCATCTCCCACAGAGACTATATggatattatttttgtttcttaaagagaaaatgaaattttagggAGGTTGTAGTAGATATATTATCTATAAAAGGAGTCTATCTTGTCCATGCTGGTCCCTCACATACTCATAATACCAAACCAATTTAGTGGAAATACTATTAGAAGGGTAGAAAAAATGTACACCATGCTTCGCTGCCATCTTGGGTCCCCATTTTGGACTTGCTTGGGGAAATAAAGCCACAGACACATAACTACAAGCATAGGAACCAGATCTATCTAGGCAAGAGACTTGTTCTGGCTGATTTTCAGAGGTTAAATGTTAGGCAATTTTATACTGAGTTAGACAAAGCAAGTTAGAGCTTTCCATAAATAGCTGTATATTGAGGTAAATGGCTTTCAAGTGCTTTTGAATGCGCCAGTCATTAATAGGTTAACATAAGGCTGGACATGAGTTGGGGGTTGATAGAATTCCTTTATTGTCAAAGGCTACATTGGTGGGTATCCATCAGTCACTCTAATTGCCTTTCTGTGcaccttcctacttttcttttaGGTGAAGAGACCAAGTACAACCTACATCAGAGAAGCCAAATAAGAAGGGAGATGGGAGAATGAGTAACTGCTAGCTGAACCATCAGAAAAAGCCTCATAGAAGACACTTGATCTTGAAAAAAGCAAAGGATTTCAAAAGGCAATAATATAAAAGGAGTCTATTCTAGATGACAAACACAAATTTATGGGGATGGAAGGTGGGGCAAAATCAGGGAACATTCAGTAGTCCCATTTGACTAGAAccagaaattataaaagaaagtaGCAGCATAAActaaatctggaaaggtaggtttGTGTTAGAACATGGATGGAGGTCCTTAAATGCCAAAatatagaattttcattttatcttctaggTAATACGAAGTCACAGAAGGTTAAAGAGGAAATTAGCATGATAATCATTATTCATCATTACTTTGGCAACAGTGTGAAGACTACATTGGAGAAGAGATAGACTGGAAGAAGGGAGACCAGTTTAGAGGCATTTAGGATAGCTATCCACAAGCTACACATGATTTCTAGTCAATAAGTAAACTCTGGCTGGCTCGCGCTCTCACAGCCATTGCAGTACATTGAGCTCCATAGAAACAGCACCTGGGAATTAAGAACCGGACAGGCACTGGGCTACTCTGTGCAGAACTGaggtaaataataaaaaatgggcaAAGGTGAACCTAAGAAGCCGAGAGGGAAAATATCTTCATATGCCTTCTTTATGCACACCTTCCGAGAGGAACAAAAGAGGAAGCACCCAGGTGTTTCTGTCAACTTCtcagaattttctaaaaaatgcTCAGCAACATGGAAGATGATCTCAgctaaagagaaaggaagatttcAGGACATGGCAAGAGCTGATAAAGCTCGTTatgaaagggaaatgaaaaaatacataccacttagagaaataaaaaagaagtttaagGATCCCAATGCACCGAAGAGGCCTCCTACAgcatttttcttattctgttcTGAATTTCGTCCAAAAATCAGATTGGagaatccttttctttctattggAGATATGGCCAAAAGATTGGGAGAAATATGGAATCATACTGCTGCAATTGACAAACGACCTTATCAAAAGAAGGCAGCTAAGCTGAAGGAAAAGTATGCAAGGGATATTGTTGCATACTGGGCTAGAGAAAATAGTGATGTGAGTTTAAGGGGAGGCTTTATCAAAGTTGAGAGGATCAAGAGtaaagaaaaagtaggaaaaagatgaagaagacaagaaggaggaagaggaggaggaagatgatgatgacaatgaataAGTTGGTTCTAGAGCAGTTCTTTTCTTGTCTATAAAGCATTTAACCCCCTGTACACAACTCACtccttctaaagaaaaaaaaaattgaaatggaagGCTGTGtaagatttgtttttaaactatACAGTGTCTTTTTTTGTATAGTTAACACACTACCGAATGTGTCTTTAGATAGCCCTGTCCTTTAGTGGTATTTTCAGTAGCCACTAATCATGCCTGGTAAAGTATGGGAGTTGTAAATTGGCATGGAAATTTAAAGCAGGTTCTTGTTGGTGCACAGCACAAATTAGTTATATATGGGGATGTAGTTCATTTTCATCTTCAGCTGTCTTTGATGCAGCACATGAACTAATTGTTGTTCTGTTAACTGAATACCACCCtgtaattgcaaaaaaaaaaaagaaaaaaaaaagttggttgtTTTGTTGACATTCTGCATACTTCtaagtaaatacaatttttttttattaaaaaaataagtaaactcTGAACTTCCACCCCTAGCTACTATAATAGTTGGGAGGGTGGGAAATGGGAAAATGTGTTTTAGATTctaaataacagcaacaacaataatagatgacagtaatagccaacatttatacagcacctactATGAGTCAGGTATTATGCCAAGTATTTTACGAACATGTCATTTGATTCTTAAGGACTCATCCATGTATAAGTTGAGACTACCTATGTAAATAGTTGCTAAgttatttaattcttcttttctgttttgcaTTGTATTACAGTTGATTTTGAATCCAACTTTCAAATTTTACCAACTTAACAGCTTTCCTTTCTTGATAACAATTCTGTTACTAACTCTATCTTAGCCAGCTCatccttatacttttttttttaactcttaccttcaatcttagaatcaatactgtatattggctccaaggcagaagagtggtaagggctaggcaatggggtcaagtgacttgcccagggtcatacagttcgcgcatgtctgaggccagatttgaactcaggaccctcctgtctctgggcctgactctcaatccactgagccaccccgctgctCCCCATCCTTGTACTTTTAAGGATTCCTTTTTAGTGCTCATCTGACCTACCTTATTTCTTAGATCAGCTTTTCTATATACCCTGTCCATCTTCAGTGTTCCAGTGGCTACTGATTCTTTGTCCATTTAGAGATTTAGTTTATAATCCGTTTACTTAAAAACACAAGAGAGAAGGACCTTACAGGTCAGCTGAAAGAAGGAGCAAGTACCCTGAAAGGACTCTTGGGCTCAGATTCAGAAGACCCAACTTCAAGCCCTAATTTTGACTGCCTCTGCAGCCTTTGGCAAGTCCTAATAAGCTATAAAACAGTGATCATTTTTGTATTAACTGTGTCACCGGGCTGTTATCAAGatgaaatgaatttatttgtaAACTGTAACGTAAATGTAAGCCTTATTGTCAGCTTCAGCATTTTTTATCACCTCAGCAAAAGCCAAATGAAAAATTCAGTCAAAAACTAAAATATAACTACAAAAGTGTAAGACATTAAAAtagatgttttatatataaacaactctaaatctgtgatcctatgaactcATTTTATGTGGAAGTCATCCCTGAATCTGTAGCTGAACTCAAAGCTGCAGTCAGATGGCCAACTTATTAGAGCAAAGACCAtaattgttaaaaacaaaacaaacaaaataaaaatgtataagaaagaataataatgagaaatataTCTAATATGCAACTAAGAAAAATCAGTTCTGAATATCTGAAATAAGTAATTGACAATGAAGAGTAATAGTGGCATAGCAATTACAATTTTTATACAGACTTTTTAGTGATATAAATCAATTGCTATGATATATAGACCCAAAGAGTCTAAAACATCTTAGTAAACATTTGGCTTACTTCCCAAGCGGAGATGGAAGCCAAAAGCAATACCAGTTTAGAACATAAATTCCTTTGTAAAATCTTACAAATAGGGTTATGAACAATGCCCGTTAATAATGCAGTGAGAAACAAGGGGAGTAAAGAAAACTTGGCAGAAGATTCAACTAAGCAAAATCATCTTTCAGGCATTTAAAGACAAAATTGGAAGGAGATCTgcaaatatatttaaacaaaattttcgCCATCAAAGGAAACAGATACTAAACATGGAATCTAGCATCAGAATCCCAGATATAGAGGGAAGAAAAACAGgtccaaaaaaagcaaaattaaacaaagttcattttttaaaatctgcgTTAAGGACACAATTGTTTTCTGCAACTCTAAAAAGATATTGTTTAGGCCCTTTCCCTACATCATTGTCCATCAAGTAGAATCCCCCCTTTATAacattcaagcaaaacaaatttagaTATTGGCAGTGTATGAGAATGTATGTCTGGTTTTGTGCCTCTAGCCAATCATATCACTATTAACAGGTGGAAAATATGCTTTGTTATCTGTCTTCTGAATATGTAAGTCAAAGTTTGGAGATCATTCAGATTGTTTCATCTCATTATTATTGTCATGTTTGTATGgaagcttttcagttttatcCAAAATTGATAATTTTATAACTTTCTATACTTTGTTTAGGTAATGAATTTATGTATCTAGATGATACCAGGTGGTAATGGGATTTTAGTAGGTCATGGAATGATTGTTTAGGACCAGTGTCAGAAGGACACGGTTTGGGAAGGCCAAAAGGATAAAGCTTACAGGATACCAAATGCTATTAAACAGCATTTAtttaagggaagggagagaagggaaattgGATAATCTatctaaagaatataaataaacctcCCCACCAAATCTAGTTGTTAGCTTCAAAGAGATGGTATCTACAGTCATTTacctctctacctaaaagtcACAATTCCTACAATAAATACACTTCACTAGCCCAAATTCCCCCTCAGATGGTGATAGAGGTGGTAAGATTGGAAGGTAAGCAGAAACAGGACTCAGGGAATGGTTCTCACTGACAGAAGATTTAGGTGTCTTAAGCAGCTCTGATGAAATATCTCAGCAACAGGATGCACAGGAACAAGTTGTTGGTAAGATGGATCAGGACAGCCACAAGAGAGGGAGAATAGCCAATCTCACAAGGTCCACCCAAGGAGATAAGACAAACTCAACCTCTAGCTTCAACTCTGTCACTTCTCTAGAATTCTGGAACCTTCCTGCTTCTGCCTTTTCagcagctcctgctcctgctctttTCCTTATAGCAGTTAGAATTCTGTCATTAGTCATAGTTGTGAACGATTTGTCCTTTTGTCCTCCAGTTTTTTTAGtatgaccttttatatttagATCATATTTCCATTATGATGATATACGGCAaaagatgtttatctaaacccaATAACTaccagaggatttttttttaatttttctggtaATTTCCATTCAACCAAGGAGTCCTTAACTCACTATGAAGTGTCCCTGGATTaatctatactatactatatttaATCATGTATAAGACTTATTTGCCTAATCCATTCCATTGATCAATGGAATGATTAACCAAATTTTTTAACCTATTTTTTAACCAAACCACATTGTTTTAATGATAACTGTACAAGGAGGAGATAGAAACCaccctcatttcattttttcttgataCCTTAAGAACATCTCAATAAATCAACCCTTCACAGACTTTTGACTAATGTTTAATGGCCAAAATGAGATTGCACCAAGAATAATATTTGTCCATCAactagagaatgactgaacaattatgatatataaatgtaatggaatcctgttgtgctgtaagaaataatgaaaagaatcatttcagagaaacctgggaacacctatatgaaatgatgcagaattcagtgaacagaaccaggaggctgatttatataataacattgcaaagacaaacaactttgaaagacttaagaattctgatcaatgcaataaccaGTACCTCAGTTCCCACAAAGTAATGATAAAGTTATCAAATGATGGACTCAAAGGGCAGAATGAGATTATACTTTTTGAGcacaatgtggaaatttgttgtatTTGACCATGCATcatataagaattttcttttttttttttctttcatatgggATGGTGGTGGTACTtagataagagagagaaaataaatttgcattaattttaaaaataagcctaaaatttttaaaagaacatactAAAATAAAGTAGGATAGGTTGAAGAATTTGCTTATGTCCTGGGGCAGCATTGTTGAAGTATTGGCATGCATGCTGTGGGGCAGAGGTGCTCAggtccccctcttcccagtgcccaaggacattttttgcatgccctactCTTTCAGCCAGCCAAAGCAAGCaccctccctctgctctctggagtaatgggggggggggtgtcacagGTGGCTTGGGCTCATGAACTCGAAAACATTCACAAATGCTGCCCTAGAGATTGTCTATGAAGGATTGATTAATTGTCTTGATGGAAAATGAGACCCCACCCTTTGCCATGGTCaagtctcttttccttttcccctttggctGGAGAAGAGGACCTTTTGAACTTCCAAGGGTATGGAGGATATTGGACTTTCTGTTTTCCTCCTGTTGGTATTCTAATGATTTCTCCAGATCAGCTAATGGCAGTGTTTGACTTGAGAGTCAAGTATAGACTAGACACAAACTCATCTTTTGTAAAGGGAATCTCTTGAGCATTCCATGAATGATAGAAAAGGACCAGAATCAGTGATTTGCCCATTTTCCACATGTGTTGTCCAAGTTTGAAACTAGGGTGTCACAGATTTGGGTGGGTTGGGGGAAATGTTTTCTACTAATTGTCCTTTTTTGAACTATCTtagtaaatatcttttttaaaaaactacttaAGGCTGAGATTTTCCGCCAATAATCTTGGAGAGGGAGTCCACCTTTGTGGGCCTGAGACTATATGGAGTTATCACGTTGCCCCTCAGGAATATACCTAAGGGAGAGACACAGCCAGCCTACCTCTGTGAGAGTAGGCATTGGGATAGGAATCCTCAGAATTTGCATGGGCTACAACTGCTTATTTTATTATAGAGTTTTAAATCTAATACTGTTAAACCCAATTAATTGCTATTTTACTCCATAATGCCCCTTAACATTATTgaaattttgttcttccagataaattttattattttgtgtttaACTCTGTTAACTTGgggaaaacacagaactactaaagtagttgTTGTAGTAAAGTAGACAagggcaaacttggggtctccagagTTCAAGTTgacacctccccccacccttgtAGGCAAAGGCTGAATGTCATTGACCACACAAAAGGACAAAAGGGTGTTGCTTAAGAAAGTTTGACCCTGTTACTAAGGATGGAAAAACATGAGGCACAAGTATAGACAAATGGCAATTTGGGGGCACTCCCCAAATGCCCAGCTCATTGACAGGGGGCCAGAAGGCAGGCACTCTTCCTCTAGCAGAGTTTTAATAAACAAAACACTACCCCATTTCCCCAAAGTCAGTCTTTCAAATCAGTGGGTCCTGATGCAGACTTCAATGTCCTCTTTCTATCATAGAAATCCCTCTTGAACTCTCTGGTCCTTGGAACAGCTTAATtgctaaaaagagaaaagaggagaagtcTAGAACCAATTTCTCCAAAAAGGAATTTGATTGACTCTTGGCATAGTTGTTCATTATTATATATAGGATTAAAATATGCTGCTAATTTTGGTCTGTTTTGAAATGTTATCAGTCCTTAAATATTGACACTGGTGCTTAGATCAATATTAAAAGTAACCTCATCAATATTTAACACCCTCTTATTTATTAATAGCTATTTACACtaattacaaaaatatgtaaGCTATATTcttaatcagaaaaaaagattgtCTTACTCTACTAAGGTAATCTTacagaaaaagcaaaattaaaaatagatacaaaccaaactatagaaatataaaagaaaaataaaaatccacaTCACAAGTTTATCAAAGCTTGTAAATCTGAAAATGGCCCTCCTCACTgtttgtggaaaaaataaaaatatcaactaATACTAAGTAAAATTCTAATTAAACATCCCATTATGAAACTCCAAAACAATAGTAAGAATGCTCGCATGACAATTTCagcttcaaaataattttagaagtTAAATTCAAAAAGTCTCAGAATTTAAATACTTCTAACTTCCCATAAATTCAACATTCTCACACTCCCCTTGTGGAGGGTAAGATGCTGAAAATCTAAAAACCTGTTTTCATTCACTTTTAACTACTTATTTAACAACTATAACCATGATCCAATGACTTAGacattgtgaagatgggattaactctcccctgcctacttttaaatttaatcaaccaaaagtgaagacacccctacttaatgCCTAAGTGGGGGAGGTCCACAACctacttgctaaagtgggtgacaactcagaaatgactgactgccctctgggcagtcctaagcaaatttaaagactaaaaTTGGTCCCCGTAAAgtggaggaacaggaagtgatgcaaagaagggtctttaaaagtgacTGTAACTTCCTGTGACAAAGGCTTCAAGCTCTTTTGAGGCTGGGGAGGCTGGTGGAGGATCATCTTCTTCAGCATGGACCTGGGACTCTTGcatttggtaagactgctctAGGATTTTCTCCCCTTGGACTTTGGATTGGTGAGTGgaaaaagctgaccttccttttttgacttccAGAGAGATTAACACCAGATAGACCTCCCTCTCGAAGGAAGTTGTGTGGGTGAAACCCTTGCTTAATTTGCCTCTGGGCCCTCTGATTGGGGCTTCTGGAGTCCTGCTGGAGTAGAGTTAGGCACTGGAGCAGATATTTAGCTTGTTAAGCTAGACTTCTTACTTTGccctctcacatttctctaccttactctttctttccattttgtaaataaaactgctaaaaagtcatttttgacttgagttataatattgGCAACCAccttctcttatatttagtccaaccataaattttaacctttacaacaTTTTATTCCTGttaactattattttaatttcttaaattcttGTATACTTCCAGGGAACATTGAGAATAAAATACCATGAAAGCATGTTGCAGCTGAATCACAGCAAAAGCAAAATGTCTGTAGATACTTATCACAATGACTTAAATTACAATGTCTATGcatccccatttcttttcttttttactctaatTTCACCTGTGGCTGCAAAAATTACATTTCTCTCTGCTAAGCCCTAAATCTCTCTTTTGGTCTAAGGTAGAAGCACTTCTTAGAGGAATTTGGTTGTTCAGTTTAAATTGCTCAGGGTTTTCTTACCATTAAACACAAAGCCTTTCCCCAAATATTTCTTGTCCATTTACAATAACCATGATAACTAATCAGGTCTGCAGTTTATCAAACTAAAATTAACTTTCTTATACTCCAGAACACATACATACTTAGAATAAATGTATCTCGTTACTATCATTAAAATTAACAGCTGTTGATAAGCAATATTTCTCACATTAATCAAAccaaaactagaaagaaaatacTAGAATTTAAAGTTATGAATCTCGGACCTTCTTTTGTCTCCTGCTGGATACTCTCATATCTAGATCGCCAGTTCCTGTATTTTCAGCTTTGGGAGGAATCAACTGTTAGTACAACTTTAGACATTATTGGCTGAGCATTAAGTCACAAGCATTTAAGATTATTGGAGAAGCCTCCACCTAAGAAATacgtttaaaaaaacaatatagatgaaaatccagaaaaaatccagaacttAAGTTCTCAAGCTTCTATAAGAAGCTTTTTCTCACAAA is from Gracilinanus agilis isolate LMUSP501 chromosome 2, AgileGrace, whole genome shotgun sequence and encodes:
- the LOC123236344 gene encoding high mobility group protein B1-like isoform X2 — its product is MGKGEPKKPRGKISSYAFFMHTFREEQKRKHPGVSVNFSEFSKKCSATWKMISAKEKGRFQDMARADKARYEREMKKYIPLREIKKKFKDPNAPKRPPTAFFLFCSEFRPKIRLENPFLSIGDMAKRLGEIWNHTAAIDKRPYQKKAAKLKEKYARDIVAYWARENSDVRSRVKKK
- the LOC123236344 gene encoding high mobility group protein B1-like isoform X1 codes for the protein MGKGEPKKPRGKISSYAFFMHTFREEQKRKHPGVSVNFSEFSKKCSATWKMISAKEKGRFQDMARADKARYEREMKKYIPLREIKKKFKDPNAPKRPPTAFFLFCSEFRPKIRLENPFLSIGDMAKRLGEIWNHTAAIDKRPYQKKAAKLKEKYARDIVAYWARENSDVSLRGGFIKEKDEEDKKEEEEEEDDDDNE
- the LOC123236344 gene encoding high mobility group protein B1-like isoform X3 encodes the protein MGKGEPKKPRGKISSYAFFMHTFREEQKRKHPGVSVNFSEFSKKCSATWKMISAKEKGRFQDMARADKARYEREMKKYIPLREIKKKFKDPNAPKRPPTAFFLFCSEFRPKIRLENPFLSIGDMAKRLGEIWNHTAAIDKRPYQKKAAKLKEKYARDIVAYWALSKLRGSRVKKK